A section of the Deinococcus taeanensis genome encodes:
- a CDS encoding SDR family NAD(P)-dependent oxidoreductase — protein sequence MNVLIIGATGGIGAATARAFAGAGAKLTLSGRNPDKLATLAAELGAAPHPADVSFESHVRALLETVSAVDTLVYAAGAALPGPLATADPAHVRAVWNANYFGALWTLKHGLGRLGAGGRVYLLGARPELVTARGFSQYAASKAALASAAQIARLEHRQAGVTLVLPPAVDTGLWAQVGRAPRGAISADSVARAILMDRAGQTQPELLIEE from the coding sequence ATGAACGTGCTGATCATCGGGGCAACCGGCGGCATCGGGGCAGCGACCGCGCGCGCCTTCGCCGGCGCAGGAGCGAAACTCACGCTGTCGGGCCGCAACCCGGACAAGCTCGCCACGCTCGCCGCGGAACTCGGCGCCGCGCCCCACCCGGCCGACGTGAGCTTCGAAAGCCACGTGCGGGCCCTGCTGGAGACCGTGAGTGCCGTGGACACCCTGGTGTACGCCGCGGGCGCCGCGTTGCCCGGGCCTCTGGCTACGGCGGACCCCGCGCACGTGCGGGCCGTGTGGAACGCCAACTACTTCGGGGCGTTGTGGACCCTCAAGCACGGCCTGGGGCGGCTGGGTGCCGGCGGGCGGGTGTACCTGCTGGGCGCCCGGCCGGAACTCGTGACGGCGCGGGGGTTCAGTCAGTACGCGGCCAGCAAGGCCGCCTTGGCGAGCGCTGCACAGATCGCGCGTCTGGAACACCGACAGGCGGGCGTGACCCTGGTCCTGCCGCCCGCGGTGGACACCGGCCTGTGGGCCCAGGTTGGCCGCGCGCCGCGTGGTGCCATCAGCGCCGACAGCGTGGCCCGCGCGATCCTCATGGACCGGGCGGGCCAGACGCAGCCGGAACTCCTCATCGAGGAATGA
- a CDS encoding 2'-5' RNA ligase family protein, whose protein sequence is MSSSHLLALLPPPDMAARITQFRAAHDLRDAAATPHITVKARSGLTADLTWLPAARAVAATHAPVPVTLGGPHVFRNGSALHLHVHSPGALHLHLALLDALRPAQQFGYEGPHMTLHLSVALARPGLNLSALQDAARAIFADLHDQPLTFTAPAMVWLTKPGPGEAYAPVETWPLAGPDPHA, encoded by the coding sequence GTGAGTTCCTCGCATCTGCTGGCCCTGCTGCCCCCACCGGACATGGCGGCCCGCATCACGCAGTTCCGGGCGGCCCACGACCTGCGCGACGCGGCGGCCACCCCGCACATCACCGTGAAGGCCCGCAGCGGCCTCACGGCCGACCTGACGTGGCTGCCCGCCGCGCGCGCCGTGGCGGCCACACACGCGCCTGTGCCGGTCACGCTGGGTGGGCCTCACGTGTTCCGCAACGGCAGCGCCCTGCACCTGCACGTCCACAGTCCCGGCGCGCTGCACCTGCACCTGGCACTGCTCGACGCCCTGCGGCCCGCGCAGCAGTTCGGGTACGAAGGGCCGCACATGACCCTCCACCTGAGTGTGGCGCTCGCCCGGCCCGGCCTGAACCTGAGCGCGCTGCAAGACGCCGCCCGGGCCATCTTCGCGGACCTGCACGACCAGCCGCTGACGTTCACCGCGCCAGCCATGGTGTGGCTGACGAAACCCGGACCCGGCGAAGCGTACGCGCCCGTGGAGACATGGCCGCTGGCCGGACCGGATCCACACGCCTGA